The proteins below come from a single Nitrosarchaeum sp. genomic window:
- the gatD gene encoding Glu-tRNA(Gln) amidotransferase subunit GatD yields the protein MSEFRGYTGKSLEFLKNNRITVGDNVKILADLTYLGIIMPRYEHSDDKHIVLKLKSGYNIGLEIEKIEKIEIISSPKKNIEKVESVKKNPNLPKILLLSTGGTIASKVDYRTGAVTPVLSAEELNSSVPELSKIANMDAEVLFSEYSENIMPEHWLKIAEKLKEHSNSDYSGIIIAHGTDTMHYTSSFLSFALAGFPIPIALVGSQRSSDRASSDAALNLIGAVKFLIDCKTNGVYIVMHQDENDETIACHFGTRVRKNHTSKRGAFQTVGDDPAFIVVNEQVQRNARNNFFKVKEFQPRIKINTKVALIKYHPGYDPSLLEKIIEMNYDGIIFEGTGLGHIGKIMYDNVKKANEKGIFLGMTSQCIDGRVRMTVYESGRDLLDLGIIPLENMIPEVALVKTMWTLGNFQDRNEIKKMMLENIASELTD from the coding sequence ATGTCAGAATTTAGAGGATATACAGGTAAATCATTAGAGTTTTTAAAAAATAATAGGATCACTGTTGGAGATAACGTCAAGATTTTAGCAGATTTGACATATTTGGGAATAATTATGCCAAGATATGAGCACAGTGACGATAAACATATTGTTCTCAAATTAAAAAGCGGATACAATATTGGATTAGAAATAGAAAAGATCGAAAAAATCGAAATAATATCTAGTCCTAAAAAAAATATTGAGAAAGTAGAAAGCGTGAAAAAAAATCCAAACTTGCCAAAAATTTTATTATTATCAACAGGAGGAACAATAGCAAGTAAAGTAGATTATAGAACCGGTGCAGTAACTCCAGTTCTAAGTGCTGAAGAACTTAATTCATCAGTGCCAGAACTTTCTAAAATTGCAAATATGGATGCAGAAGTGTTATTTTCAGAATATTCAGAAAACATAATGCCAGAACATTGGTTAAAAATTGCTGAGAAATTAAAAGAGCATTCAAATTCAGACTATTCAGGTATAATTATAGCGCATGGAACAGATACAATGCATTATACATCATCATTTCTTTCATTTGCACTTGCAGGTTTTCCTATTCCAATTGCACTTGTAGGTTCTCAAAGATCCTCTGATCGTGCTTCTTCAGATGCAGCTCTAAATTTGATTGGTGCAGTAAAATTTTTGATTGATTGTAAAACAAATGGCGTCTATATTGTAATGCATCAAGATGAAAACGATGAAACAATTGCGTGTCATTTTGGAACAAGAGTTAGAAAAAATCACACTAGCAAAAGAGGTGCATTTCAAACTGTTGGAGATGATCCAGCATTTATTGTTGTAAACGAACAAGTTCAAAGAAATGCAAGAAATAATTTTTTTAAAGTAAAAGAATTTCAACCAAGAATTAAGATCAATACAAAAGTAGCTCTAATCAAATATCATCCAGGATATGATCCTAGCCTCTTGGAAAAGATTATTGAAATGAATTATGATGGAATAATTTTTGAAGGTACTGGTTTAGGGCATATTGGAAAAATAATGTACGATAATGTAAAAAAAGCAAATGAAAAAGGAATTTTTCTAGGCATGACATCTCAGTGTATTGATGGTAGAGTGAGGATGACAGTATATGAAAGCGGTCGAGATTTACTTGATTTAGGCATAATTCCACTAGAAAACATGATTCCTGAGGTAGCTCTAGTAAAAACAATGTGGACATTAGGAAATTTTCAAGATAGAAATGAAATAAAGAAAATGATGCTTGAGAATATTGCATCGGAGTTAACAGATTAG
- the dnaK gene encoding molecular chaperone DnaK gives MTKIIGIDLGTSNSAAAVVMGGKPTIIPAAEGATVGGKAFPSVVAFTKTGELLVGEPARRQAVTNPDSTIAAAKRKMGSDYIFKIQDKNYKPQQISAFILQKIKKDAEAFIGEPVEKAVITVPAYFDDNQRQATKDAGTIAGLDVVRIINEPTAASLAFGLDKTKQDMKILVFDFGGGTLDVTIMEMGGGVFEVMSTSGDTQLGGTDMDKVVINYILDEFKKKEGTDLSKDSTAMARVREAAEKAKIELSTIMETDINLPFISHDPSTGAKNLELRLTRAKLDELIRPIIQRCKPSIEKALEDAKISKADVSKIVMVGGPTRIPLVKKFVGEVLGKEPESGIDPMEAVAMGAAIQAGIIAGDVTSDIVLLDVTPLTLGIETLGGVREPLIERNTTIPTSKSKVFTTAADNQTAVTIHVVQGERPMATDNVSLGSFNLTDLPPAPRGIPQIEVKFDIDANGIINVTAKDLGTKKEAKITISSNSKLSPEEIEKLKQDAEKFSDEDKKKKEKIDLRNEAESFIYTVEKLVNHDLKDKISQEQGIKVTDAVKEVKESLDKEIDILKPKLDTLKTLVNEITTELYKNSAQPNTDQQNAGADGQQGQDNTQQNTESSSDENKN, from the coding sequence CGAAGACAAGCTGTAACAAATCCTGATAGTACTATTGCTGCAGCAAAAAGAAAAATGGGCTCAGATTATATTTTCAAAATTCAAGATAAAAATTACAAACCTCAACAAATTTCTGCATTTATCCTTCAAAAAATAAAAAAAGATGCTGAAGCTTTCATAGGCGAACCAGTTGAGAAAGCTGTAATTACAGTTCCAGCATATTTTGATGATAATCAACGTCAAGCAACTAAAGATGCTGGAACCATCGCAGGTCTTGATGTTGTAAGAATAATAAATGAACCGACAGCTGCATCTTTGGCATTTGGATTAGATAAAACCAAACAAGATATGAAAATTCTTGTATTTGATTTTGGTGGCGGAACTTTAGATGTAACAATAATGGAAATGGGTGGAGGTGTATTTGAAGTAATGAGTACATCTGGTGACACTCAATTAGGTGGAACTGATATGGATAAAGTTGTAATCAATTACATTCTTGATGAATTTAAGAAAAAAGAGGGAACGGATCTATCTAAAGATAGTACTGCAATGGCTAGAGTTAGAGAAGCTGCAGAGAAAGCAAAAATTGAGCTTTCAACTATTATGGAAACTGACATCAACCTTCCATTCATATCTCATGATCCTTCAACAGGTGCAAAAAATCTTGAACTAAGATTAACAAGAGCAAAACTTGATGAATTAATTCGACCTATTATCCAACGATGTAAGCCTTCTATAGAAAAAGCACTTGAAGATGCTAAAATATCAAAAGCAGATGTCAGCAAAATTGTAATGGTTGGTGGACCTACAAGAATTCCACTAGTGAAAAAATTTGTTGGTGAAGTTCTTGGTAAAGAACCTGAGTCTGGTATTGATCCTATGGAAGCAGTAGCTATGGGTGCAGCAATACAGGCTGGAATTATTGCTGGTGATGTGACTAGTGATATTGTGTTACTTGATGTAACACCATTAACATTAGGAATCGAGACTTTGGGTGGAGTAAGAGAACCATTAATTGAAAGAAATACAACGATACCAACATCCAAAAGTAAAGTTTTCACTACTGCTGCAGATAATCAAACAGCAGTAACAATTCATGTAGTTCAAGGAGAAAGACCTATGGCAACTGATAATGTTTCATTAGGAAGTTTTAATCTTACAGATTTACCTCCTGCTCCTAGAGGAATTCCTCAAATTGAGGTAAAATTTGATATTGATGCAAATGGAATAATTAATGTAACTGCAAAAGATCTTGGAACCAAAAAAGAAGCTAAAATTACCATCTCGTCTAACTCAAAATTATCACCTGAAGAAATTGAAAAATTAAAACAAGATGCAGAAAAATTCTCTGATGAAGATAAAAAGAAAAAGGAGAAAATAGATCTAAGAAATGAAGCTGAAAGTTTTATCTACACAGTTGAAAAACTTGTAAATCATGATCTTAAAGACAAAATTTCACAAGAACAAGGCATCAAAGTCACTGATGCTGTAAAAGAAGTAAAAGAATCTCTTGATAAGGAAATTGATATTCTTAAACCAAAACTTGATACTTTAAAAACACTAGTAAATGAAATTACCACTGAACTTTACAAAAATTCTGCTCAGCCAAATACAGATCAGCAAAATGCTGGAGCTGATGGTCAACAAGGACAAGATAACACCCAGCAAAATACTGAATCATCTTCTGATGAAAACAAAAACTAA
- a CDS encoding acylphosphatase, whose protein sequence is MSKQRIRIFVKGKVQGVFFRQALKVMAKKNNVFGWVKNLKDGRVEAVLEGDEEKVNRLIEWSHGGPANARVEDVEIRNEKFIGEFSKFDVLY, encoded by the coding sequence ATGTCAAAGCAAAGAATCAGAATTTTTGTAAAAGGCAAAGTACAAGGTGTATTTTTTCGTCAGGCTCTTAAAGTAATGGCTAAAAAAAATAATGTTTTTGGTTGGGTAAAAAATCTAAAAGATGGTAGAGTTGAAGCTGTACTTGAAGGAGATGAAGAAAAAGTAAATAGACTAATTGAATGGTCTCATGGAGGACCAGCAAATGCAAGAGTTGAGGATGTTGAAATTAGAAATGAGAAATTTATTGGAGAATTTTCAAAATTTGATGTATTGTACTAG
- a CDS encoding 50S ribosomal protein L2: MGKRPLVRRRGRGGFQFRSTSTGKVGSKAKYPRFSLSEQHEGLVIDLVHERGREAPLAKIRFEDGSVSFMPAVLGTKVGETFQFGLKSKIEKGNVISVQNIPDGTIVCNVEKHFGDGGAIVKSAGTNATIFSHGEEGVTIKLPSGKFTTLNPKNRAMIGTLAGGGAGERFFMSAGNKWRSFRAKGKKFPIVRGVAQAAYVHPHGGGRHQHVGQSSTVSRDAPPGAKVGSIAARKTGRARIKERK, from the coding sequence TTGGGTAAGAGACCATTAGTAAGAAGACGTGGCCGTGGAGGATTTCAATTTAGATCTACGTCTACTGGTAAAGTAGGAAGTAAAGCAAAATATCCACGTTTTTCGTTATCTGAGCAACATGAAGGCCTAGTGATTGATCTAGTACATGAGCGTGGTAGAGAAGCACCACTAGCTAAAATACGATTTGAAGATGGCTCAGTCTCATTTATGCCTGCAGTCTTAGGTACTAAAGTAGGCGAAACTTTCCAATTTGGATTAAAATCAAAAATTGAAAAAGGTAATGTAATCAGTGTTCAAAACATTCCTGATGGAACTATTGTCTGTAACGTCGAAAAACATTTTGGTGATGGTGGCGCTATAGTAAAGTCAGCAGGAACAAATGCAACTATTTTCTCTCATGGTGAAGAGGGAGTTACAATAAAACTCCCATCTGGAAAATTCACTACCCTTAATCCAAAGAACAGAGCTATGATTGGAACTTTGGCAGGTGGTGGAGCTGGCGAACGATTCTTTATGAGTGCAGGTAACAAATGGCGTAGTTTTAGGGCTAAAGGAAAGAAATTCCCTATAGTAAGAGGTGTAGCACAAGCAGCTTACGTACATCCACACGGTGGTGGAAGACATCAACACGTTGGACAAAGTTCTACTGTTTCTAGAGATGCTCCTCCTGGAGCTAAAGTAGGTAGCATCGCTGCAAGAAAAACTGGAAGAGCTAGAATTAAAGAAAGAAAGTAA
- the gatE gene encoding Glu-tRNA(Gln) amidotransferase subunit GatE, translating to MSEFSINDVGVKVGLEIHQQLATNKKLFCNCMSSESDEYFIKFLRKLRASKSELGEYDPAALFEKSKSKTIMYYANPASSCLVEQDEEPPHELDDDARKIALIIASTLKSNIFSEIYPMRKTVVDGSNTTGFQRTMLISQGGNFEVDGKNIGIQSICLEEDAAKNLGDEGSTRKFGLERLGIPLIEIATEPFEAKPQQIKSIALGLGRILRSTKKVKRGLGSIRQDVNVSIKDGGVVIEVKGVQQLEQLEKVVEYEAKRQHGLLKISKKLQEIEWSHNNEDRRLVTEQFKKCESKIIQNAIKKNQEIVTIVFKNMRGTFGYSPYEGIRLGKEVAELVRFFGLGGVFHSDELPNYGIEEKDIENLKEFLKINDNDAFLVLAIPFEMMDTIIDQIILRIEHIKNKGIPNDTRLATQIGETKFLRPRPGAARMYPETDIPPILISKKELEDARKNIPKSWDESIKDLQTRYEINEQLAEQIFDSRYIELFEKIVEKTKINTMFVASILCSTITNLERNGLNANLLQNDDIVKTFELLDIGKIAKESIEIIFENIMAGKAKTIEEAMKNTSIEAVNESDLEKIITEIVETNQEIIKNQKERAVGPLMGIAMKKLRGKASGEMINNLLLKNIKKKLASI from the coding sequence GTGTCAGAATTTTCCATAAATGATGTCGGTGTAAAAGTAGGACTTGAAATTCATCAGCAACTAGCAACTAATAAGAAGTTGTTTTGTAATTGTATGTCATCAGAATCTGATGAATATTTTATAAAATTTCTAAGGAAATTACGAGCATCGAAGAGTGAATTAGGTGAATATGATCCTGCTGCATTATTTGAAAAATCTAAATCAAAAACAATAATGTATTACGCTAATCCAGCAAGTAGTTGTCTTGTAGAACAAGATGAAGAACCACCACATGAATTAGATGATGATGCAAGAAAAATTGCGTTAATTATTGCTTCAACATTAAAATCAAATATTTTTAGTGAAATTTATCCTATGAGAAAAACAGTTGTCGATGGATCTAATACAACCGGATTCCAACGTACTATGTTAATATCACAAGGTGGTAATTTTGAGGTTGACGGAAAGAATATTGGAATTCAATCTATATGTCTAGAGGAAGATGCTGCAAAAAATTTGGGTGATGAAGGATCTACAAGAAAATTTGGATTAGAACGTTTAGGAATACCATTAATTGAAATTGCTACTGAACCATTTGAAGCAAAACCCCAACAAATCAAATCAATTGCTTTAGGGTTAGGAAGAATTTTGAGGAGTACTAAAAAAGTAAAGAGAGGATTAGGCTCAATTAGACAAGATGTTAATGTTTCAATTAAAGATGGAGGAGTTGTAATTGAGGTAAAAGGTGTTCAGCAATTAGAACAATTAGAAAAAGTAGTAGAATATGAGGCTAAAAGACAACATGGATTACTAAAAATTTCAAAAAAATTACAAGAGATAGAGTGGAGTCATAATAATGAGGACAGAAGATTAGTCACGGAACAGTTTAAAAAATGTGAATCAAAAATTATTCAAAATGCTATAAAGAAAAATCAGGAGATTGTTACAATAGTCTTTAAAAACATGAGAGGTACGTTTGGATATTCACCTTATGAAGGAATACGATTAGGAAAAGAAGTAGCAGAATTAGTGAGGTTTTTTGGTTTAGGCGGAGTTTTTCATTCAGACGAGTTACCAAATTATGGTATTGAAGAAAAAGACATAGAGAATTTGAAAGAATTTTTGAAAATTAATGATAATGATGCATTTTTAGTTTTAGCTATCCCGTTTGAAATGATGGACACTATCATAGATCAAATAATTTTACGAATTGAACATATAAAAAATAAAGGCATACCAAATGACACACGGTTAGCTACTCAGATAGGCGAAACAAAATTTCTAAGACCTAGACCAGGTGCAGCAAGAATGTATCCTGAAACAGATATTCCACCAATCTTAATTTCAAAAAAAGAATTAGAAGATGCAAGAAAAAACATACCAAAATCATGGGATGAATCTATCAAAGACTTACAAACAAGATATGAAATTAATGAACAACTAGCAGAACAGATTTTTGATTCACGGTATATTGAATTATTTGAAAAAATTGTTGAAAAGACCAAAATTAATACTATGTTTGTAGCATCAATACTTTGTTCCACAATTACTAATTTAGAAAGAAATGGACTAAATGCTAATTTATTACAAAATGATGATATTGTAAAAACATTTGAATTATTAGATATTGGAAAAATTGCCAAAGAATCAATTGAAATAATTTTTGAAAATATTATGGCTGGAAAAGCCAAAACTATTGAGGAAGCAATGAAAAATACTTCAATTGAGGCAGTAAATGAATCAGATTTGGAAAAAATCATTACAGAAATAGTTGAAACAAATCAAGAAATTATTAAAAATCAAAAAGAACGAGCTGTTGGACCACTTATGGGAATTGCTATGAAGAAATTAAGGGGTAAAGCATCGGGTGAAATGATAAATAATCTCCTTTTAAAAAATATCAAGAAAAAATTGGCAAGTATCTAA
- a CDS encoding TIGR00269 family protein yields the protein MKCDRCENQAAYTRKYSGEKLCSKCFSSSIVRKTAKTISKYDMIQNNELVAVAVSGGKDSLALLEIINQMTKTHNFRIKAVTIDEGIPGYRNEALEIVQKYCTKLNVEHKVFSYKELFDLTLEEALDLRENEKTSSCSICGTLRRRAIDHAAKDIGADVIATGHNLDDTLQTFVINMLSGDTTKIGWMNPDNSSNTLRKIKPFCEIYESEIVFYAFTNDIPFQTEPCPHMNEGIRTEIREFLNSLEGKHSGIKNNLYQSIVKVSQIVKEGNNKQKTICIKCGNECTGKICSVCNMVLKLKENQT from the coding sequence ATGAAATGCGATAGATGTGAGAATCAGGCAGCATACACGCGTAAATATTCCGGAGAGAAATTATGCTCCAAATGTTTTTCAAGTTCTATCGTAAGAAAAACTGCAAAAACTATTTCAAAATACGATATGATTCAAAATAATGAACTAGTAGCAGTTGCAGTATCTGGCGGTAAAGATTCACTTGCTTTACTTGAAATCATTAACCAAATGACTAAAACACATAACTTTAGAATAAAGGCAGTAACAATTGATGAAGGTATTCCAGGTTATAGAAATGAGGCATTAGAAATTGTCCAAAAATATTGTACTAAATTAAACGTAGAACACAAAGTTTTTTCTTATAAAGAATTGTTTGATTTAACACTAGAAGAAGCACTAGATTTGAGAGAAAATGAAAAAACATCTTCATGTTCAATTTGTGGAACTCTAAGAAGACGTGCAATTGATCATGCAGCAAAAGACATTGGTGCAGATGTGATAGCAACAGGGCATAATTTAGATGACACGTTGCAGACATTTGTAATAAACATGTTATCTGGAGATACTACTAAAATTGGTTGGATGAATCCAGATAATTCCAGTAACACGTTAAGAAAGATAAAGCCATTTTGTGAGATTTATGAATCTGAAATTGTATTTTATGCATTTACAAACGACATCCCATTTCAAACGGAACCTTGTCCACACATGAATGAGGGGATAAGAACAGAAATTAGAGAGTTTTTAAATTCATTAGAAGGAAAACATAGTGGAATTAAAAATAATCTCTATCAGTCAATAGTCAAAGTATCTCAAATTGTTAAAGAAGGAAATAACAAACAAAAGACAATTTGTATAAAATGTGGCAATGAATGCACTGGAAAGATCTGTTCTGTGTGTAATATGGTTTTAAAACTAAAAGAAAATCAAACCTAA
- a CDS encoding DUF5655 domain-containing protein, whose protein sequence is MDGMISFGTKRDYNDFKKQIPSSVLPLFDSIREFCLSLGENVVEDIRMHRVVFGKSMTFRWFVDVEPEREGIIIKIQKSRKEVPKTLQIKTGQEITELKEIIKNAFEIIN, encoded by the coding sequence ATGGATGGAATGATCTCTTTTGGAACAAAAAGAGATTATAATGATTTTAAAAAACAAATTCCAAGTTCAGTACTACCATTATTTGATTCTATAAGAGAATTCTGTCTTTCTTTAGGAGAAAACGTGGTCGAGGACATCAGAATGCATAGAGTTGTTTTTGGAAAATCCATGACATTTAGATGGTTTGTAGATGTAGAGCCAGAAAGAGAAGGCATTATAATTAAAATTCAAAAAAGTAGAAAAGAAGTTCCTAAGACTTTACAAATCAAAACAGGGCAAGAAATAACAGAACTCAAAGAGATTATAAAAAATGCTTTTGAAATAATCAACTAG
- the dnaJ gene encoding molecular chaperone DnaJ: protein MAAKRDYYEVLGISKSSASDEIKAQYRKLALKFHPDRNKSEEAGEHFKEISEAYAVLSDPEKRKVYDQHGHAGVDGRYSSEDIFQGAGGDFSDLFGRSGGFDSIFESIFGRTGRTTYRQQRGSDILYQTTITLEDVLHGKKMEIDLQKEIQCEICNGSGCKPGTNKNTCSTCNGQGQVRQSRSMGFASFVTVVPCSTCRGQGSIIQTPCSECKGNGKKKGSKKISFDIPPGVDNGDYTVPEEGNEMPGGINGDLIVRIRVQTHQKFKRDDVDIFYDQDVSMVDAALGREIIVPTLDGTEKIKVESGSQPNTIIKLKGKGLPRMNSKNRGDQYVRIVVNIPKKLSKHQKNLLDEFQKADQ from the coding sequence ATGGCTGCAAAACGTGATTATTATGAGGTTTTAGGAATTTCAAAATCATCTGCTTCTGATGAAATTAAAGCACAATATAGAAAATTAGCATTAAAATTTCATCCTGATCGTAATAAATCTGAAGAAGCTGGTGAACACTTTAAAGAAATTTCAGAGGCATATGCTGTACTTTCAGATCCTGAAAAAAGAAAGGTTTACGATCAACATGGTCACGCTGGTGTAGATGGAAGATATAGTAGCGAAGATATTTTTCAAGGTGCAGGTGGCGACTTTAGTGATTTATTTGGAAGAAGCGGTGGATTTGATTCCATTTTTGAATCAATCTTTGGTAGAACAGGAAGAACTACCTATAGGCAACAAAGAGGTTCAGATATTCTATATCAGACTACCATTACTCTTGAAGATGTTCTTCACGGAAAAAAAATGGAGATTGATTTACAAAAAGAAATACAATGTGAAATATGTAATGGGTCTGGATGTAAACCTGGGACAAACAAGAATACATGCTCTACATGTAATGGCCAAGGTCAGGTACGTCAAAGTAGAAGTATGGGATTTGCATCATTTGTAACTGTAGTGCCTTGTTCAACATGTAGAGGACAAGGTTCAATCATCCAAACCCCTTGTAGCGAATGTAAAGGAAATGGTAAGAAAAAAGGCAGTAAAAAAATATCATTTGATATTCCTCCAGGTGTAGATAACGGTGATTATACTGTTCCAGAAGAAGGCAATGAAATGCCAGGAGGAATAAACGGAGATCTAATTGTTAGAATTAGAGTACAGACTCACCAAAAATTCAAGAGAGATGATGTGGATATTTTTTATGATCAAGATGTATCTATGGTTGATGCTGCTTTAGGGCGTGAAATTATAGTTCCAACTTTGGATGGAACTGAAAAAATTAAAGTGGAATCAGGCAGTCAACCAAATACAATCATAAAATTAAAAGGCAAAGGTTTGCCACGCATGAATTCAAAAAATAGAGGTGATCAATATGTGCGAATTGTTGTTAATATTCCCAAAAAACTAAGCAAGCATCAAAAAAACCTTTTAGATGAATTCCAAAAAGCAGATCAATAG
- a CDS encoding CDC48 family AAA ATPase, with product MSQNALSLKVLEAYTRDVGRGVARIDYDSMDTLNASTGDVIEIKGKRRTVAKCLPLYPSDEGKGIIRIDGLGRNNSGIAIGDTITVRKIKAVAAEKVVVAPLEAIPPIDERYLADALESVPLIKGDNVMVPYFGGRLTFQVIGVTPAADAVLVTQKTVFHIAEKGETLRGVPQVTYEDIGGLTDEIKKVREMIELPLRHPEIFEKLGIEAPKGVLLYGPPGTGKTLLAKAVANESQAHFISISGPEIMSKFYGESEARLREIFKEAREKAPSIIFVDEIDSIAPKREEVTGEVERRVVSQMLSLMDGLEARGKVIVIAATNRPNAIDPALRRPGRFDREIEIKVPDKKGRKDILAIHSRNMPLSDDVNVEKISSVSHGYVGADLEYLCKEAAMKCLRRLLPELNMEEEKLPPETLDKLIVNNEDFQKALIEVTPSGMREVFIENPDVKWEEVGGLEDVKRELQEAVEWPMKYPGLYDKLGHKMPRGILLHGPSGTGKTLLAKAVATQSEANFVSVRGPELLSKWVGESERGIREIFRRARQASPCVVFFDEIDSIAPIRGAGGETAVTERVVSQLLTELDGMENMHGVVVLAATNRPDMIDPALLRPGRFDKIIQIPLPDKESRKMILKINAEKIPINDNPNDPQRVDIDKIAELTDGLSGADTAAIANTAVSLVIHEFLDAHPDVKDIEKSSTDAKVTMKHFEAAVKKVREQKNLKIGEKLVASYYR from the coding sequence ATGAGCCAGAATGCACTTTCTCTTAAAGTTCTAGAAGCATATACACGAGATGTAGGTCGTGGCGTTGCAAGAATTGATTATGATTCTATGGATACACTAAATGCATCTACTGGCGATGTTATTGAGATTAAGGGTAAGAGAAGAACCGTTGCAAAATGTCTTCCACTTTACCCATCTGATGAGGGAAAAGGAATTATCAGAATTGACGGATTGGGTCGTAATAATTCAGGAATTGCTATTGGTGATACTATTACTGTAAGAAAAATCAAAGCAGTTGCTGCTGAAAAAGTTGTGGTTGCACCACTTGAGGCAATACCTCCAATTGATGAGCGTTACCTTGCAGATGCTCTAGAAAGTGTTCCTTTGATTAAAGGAGATAATGTAATGGTTCCATATTTTGGTGGACGTTTAACATTTCAAGTAATTGGAGTAACACCTGCTGCAGATGCAGTTTTAGTTACTCAGAAAACTGTTTTCCATATTGCAGAAAAGGGTGAAACATTACGAGGAGTACCTCAAGTAACCTATGAGGATATTGGAGGTTTAACTGATGAAATAAAGAAAGTAAGAGAAATGATAGAACTACCATTAAGACATCCAGAAATTTTTGAGAAATTAGGAATTGAAGCCCCAAAAGGCGTATTATTATACGGTCCACCTGGAACAGGAAAAACTTTACTTGCAAAAGCAGTTGCAAATGAAAGTCAAGCTCATTTCATTAGTATTTCCGGTCCAGAAATTATGAGTAAGTTTTATGGAGAAAGTGAAGCTAGACTAAGAGAGATTTTCAAAGAAGCTAGAGAAAAAGCTCCATCAATAATATTTGTAGATGAAATTGATTCTATTGCTCCAAAAAGAGAAGAGGTAACTGGGGAAGTAGAAAGAAGAGTTGTATCACAAATGTTATCACTTATGGATGGATTGGAAGCACGAGGAAAAGTTATCGTAATTGCAGCTACAAACAGACCAAACGCAATAGATCCTGCCCTTAGAAGACCAGGTAGATTTGATAGAGAAATTGAGATTAAAGTTCCAGATAAAAAAGGAAGAAAAGACATTCTTGCTATACATAGCAGAAACATGCCATTATCTGACGATGTTAATGTTGAAAAGATATCAAGTGTTAGTCATGGATATGTTGGAGCGGATTTAGAATATCTTTGTAAAGAGGCTGCAATGAAATGCTTGAGAAGATTACTACCTGAGCTTAACATGGAAGAAGAAAAACTTCCTCCTGAGACTTTGGATAAATTGATTGTAAATAATGAAGATTTCCAGAAAGCATTGATTGAAGTCACTCCTTCTGGAATGAGAGAAGTCTTCATAGAAAACCCAGATGTAAAATGGGAAGAAGTTGGCGGTTTAGAAGACGTAAAACGTGAACTTCAAGAAGCCGTAGAATGGCCAATGAAATATCCAGGCCTTTATGATAAGCTAGGACATAAAATGCCGAGAGGTATTTTACTTCATGGTCCAAGTGGTACTGGTAAGACATTACTAGCTAAAGCAGTTGCTACTCAAAGTGAAGCAAACTTTGTTTCAGTTAGAGGTCCTGAATTACTATCAAAATGGGTTGGTGAATCTGAACGTGGAATAAGAGAAATTTTCAGAAGGGCAAGACAAGCTTCACCATGTGTTGTATTCTTTGATGAAATTGACTCAATTGCACCAATTAGAGGTGCAGGAGGCGAAACAGCTGTTACTGAAAGAGTGGTTAGTCAATTACTTACAGAGTTAGATGGTATGGAAAATATGCATGGAGTAGTTGTTTTAGCAGCTACTAACAGACCCGATATGATCGATCCAGCATTACTAAGACCAGGCAGATTTGATAAAATTATTCAGATCCCATTACCAGACAAAGAGAGTAGAAAGATGATTTTGAAAATTAATGCTGAAAAAATACCAATTAATGATAATCCAAATGATCCACAACGTGTAGATATTGATAAAATTGCAGAGTTGACAGATGGTTTAAGCGGTGCAGATACTGCGGCTATCGCAAATACTGCAGTATCACTTGTGATTCATGAATTTTTAGATGCACATCCAGATGTCAAAGATATAGAGAAGAGTTCTACAGATGCCAAAGTCACTATGAAACACTTTGAAGCAGCAGTAAAGAAAGTAAGAGAACAGAAGAATCTCAAAATAGGTGAAAAACTAGTTGCTTCCTATTACAGGTAG